One region of Thunnus albacares chromosome 8, fThuAlb1.1, whole genome shotgun sequence genomic DNA includes:
- the LOC122987427 gene encoding uncharacterized protein LOC122987427 isoform X1, producing METAQKSFTVPISHMKEQIFLFLLLCALTLTQCFPVTAGQGGHSPVQLFFCETPGCATDVTRVYCNDKLVFSNTDIGSCTGLPPPNTVCQHDSRAFISRNTDSVCEFEGANEYMKTEKCPDSSNICDFINAPTSPPISTKDQQNVREDHAKWGLWGVFGLALILVFGLTAYFCCKKRNRDRNQQPSNDSGVTEPLRSMQSSG from the exons atggA GACAGCCCAGAAAAGCTTCACAGTACCGATCTCTCACATGAAAG AGCAaatcttcctctttctgctgctgtgtgctctTACACTCACTCAGTGCTTTCCAGTGACTGCAGGTCAGG GTGGACACAGTCctgtgcagctgtttttctgcGAGACCCCAGGATGTGCCACTGATGTGACTCGTGTGTATTGCAATGATAAGCTGGTCTTCAGTAACACTGACATCGGAAGTTGCACAGGCCTTCCACCACCCAATACTGTCTGCCAGCACGACAGTCGGGCATTCATTTCCAGGAATACAGATAGTGTCTGTGAGTTTGAAGGGGCCAATGAATATATGAAGACCGAAAAATGTCCAG ACAGTAGcaacatttgtgattttatcaATG CTCCTACATCACCTCCCATCTCCACCAAGGATCAACAAAATGTCAGGGAGGACCATGCAAAATGGGGACTTTGGGGAGTTTTTG GTTTAGCACTAATATTAGTCTTTGGTCTCACTgcatatttctgctgtaaaaagagaaacagagaccgCAATCAACAGCCATCAAA TGACTCTGGTGTGACTGAACCCCTAAGAAGCATGCAAAGCTCTGGATAA
- the LOC122987427 gene encoding uncharacterized protein LOC122987427 isoform X3: protein METAQKSFTVPISHMKEQIFLFLLLCALTLTQCFPVTAGGHSPVQLFFCETPGCATDVTRVYCNDKLVFSNTDIGSCTGLPPPNTVCQHDSRAFISRNTDSVCEFEGANEYMKTEKCPDSSNICDFINAPTSPPISTKDQQNVREDHAKWGLWGVFGLALILVFGLTAYFCCKKRNRDRNQQPSNDSGVTEPLRSMQSSG from the exons atggA GACAGCCCAGAAAAGCTTCACAGTACCGATCTCTCACATGAAAG AGCAaatcttcctctttctgctgctgtgtgctctTACACTCACTCAGTGCTTTCCAGTGACTGCAG GTGGACACAGTCctgtgcagctgtttttctgcGAGACCCCAGGATGTGCCACTGATGTGACTCGTGTGTATTGCAATGATAAGCTGGTCTTCAGTAACACTGACATCGGAAGTTGCACAGGCCTTCCACCACCCAATACTGTCTGCCAGCACGACAGTCGGGCATTCATTTCCAGGAATACAGATAGTGTCTGTGAGTTTGAAGGGGCCAATGAATATATGAAGACCGAAAAATGTCCAG ACAGTAGcaacatttgtgattttatcaATG CTCCTACATCACCTCCCATCTCCACCAAGGATCAACAAAATGTCAGGGAGGACCATGCAAAATGGGGACTTTGGGGAGTTTTTG GTTTAGCACTAATATTAGTCTTTGGTCTCACTgcatatttctgctgtaaaaagagaaacagagaccgCAATCAACAGCCATCAAA TGACTCTGGTGTGACTGAACCCCTAAGAAGCATGCAAAGCTCTGGATAA